Proteins encoded in a region of the Zunongwangia endophytica genome:
- a CDS encoding TRAP transporter substrate-binding protein — protein MKIIGKKYLFYFSLCSLLLLAGCHSEDQTKVIRLGHGLDTSHPVHKAMKFMADRLEEKSGGSMTIDIYPNQQLGSERECLELLQIGSLGMTKVSTGVLENFAPELKVFGLPFLFRDRDHRFNVLEGKIGQDLLLASERNRLRGLTFYDAGSRSFYSTKPLNTPQDLKGLKVRVMESQTAINMVKNLGGSPTPISWGELYTALQQGIVDGAENNLPSFYLSYHYEVCKYFMVDEHTALPDELIVSTIIWDKLNEQEQKWLKEAAMESAEYEKKIWHEAEQHALEEIKKAGVKVTYPDKEIFREKVEPMYEKFKEDPVMEKTIEAIQAVQ, from the coding sequence ATGAAGATAATAGGAAAAAAATACTTGTTTTATTTTTCGTTATGCAGTCTGTTGCTATTAGCAGGCTGCCATTCGGAAGATCAGACAAAAGTAATACGCCTGGGACACGGGCTTGATACTTCTCATCCAGTGCATAAGGCTATGAAGTTTATGGCCGATCGGTTGGAGGAAAAATCTGGAGGATCGATGACTATTGATATTTATCCCAATCAGCAATTAGGGTCTGAAAGGGAATGTCTTGAGTTGTTGCAGATAGGGAGTTTAGGAATGACAAAGGTTTCTACCGGAGTTCTCGAGAACTTTGCACCAGAGCTGAAAGTTTTCGGCTTACCATTTTTATTTAGAGATCGCGATCATCGTTTCAATGTCTTAGAAGGTAAAATAGGACAAGATCTTTTGCTAGCTAGTGAACGAAATCGTTTGAGAGGTCTTACGTTTTACGATGCCGGAAGTAGAAGTTTTTATAGCACTAAACCTTTAAATACACCTCAAGATTTAAAAGGACTAAAAGTGAGGGTGATGGAAAGTCAAACCGCGATCAATATGGTAAAAAATCTTGGTGGTTCTCCAACACCAATTAGTTGGGGAGAACTTTACACGGCACTACAACAAGGTATCGTAGATGGCGCGGAAAATAATTTACCTAGTTTCTATCTTTCTTACCATTACGAAGTATGTAAATATTTTATGGTCGATGAGCATACAGCATTGCCAGACGAATTAATAGTGAGTACTATTATCTGGGATAAATTGAATGAGCAGGAACAAAAGTGGTTGAAAGAAGCCGCTATGGAATCTGCCGAATATGAGAAAAAAATCTGGCACGAAGCCGAACAGCATGCTTTAGAAGAAATTAAAAAAGCGGGAGTAAAAGTTACCTATCCAGATAAAGAAATATTTCGTGAAAAGGTAGAGCCTATGTACGAAAAATTTAAAGAGGACCCGGTAATGGAAAAAACAATAGAAGCAATACAAGCTGTACAATAG
- a CDS encoding bifunctional 4-hydroxy-2-oxoglutarate aldolase/2-dehydro-3-deoxy-phosphogluconate aldolase encodes MATYSRIAVVQQMKETGIVPVFYHSDTQTCKEILKACYDGGARVFEFTNRGDFAHEVFGELVKYAVKELPGMMLGVGSVIDAGTSALYLQLGTNFIVSPLVNAEMAKTCNRRKVAWMPGCGSVTEINYAEELGAEVVKIFPGSQVGGPSFVKAVKGPLPWASIMPTGGVSPTKENLQEWFSAGVHCVGIGSKLFIKNEDGKFDLQKVQAKVEEAINIVESLR; translated from the coding sequence ATGGCAACATATTCAAGAATAGCGGTAGTGCAACAGATGAAAGAGACAGGAATAGTTCCGGTTTTTTACCATTCTGATACACAAACTTGTAAAGAAATTTTAAAAGCCTGTTATGATGGCGGAGCTCGTGTCTTCGAATTTACCAATCGCGGTGATTTCGCTCATGAGGTTTTTGGTGAATTAGTAAAGTATGCTGTGAAAGAATTGCCAGGTATGATGCTTGGTGTAGGTTCGGTAATCGATGCTGGTACGAGTGCACTTTATCTTCAGTTGGGTACAAACTTTATTGTTTCTCCTTTGGTTAATGCTGAAATGGCTAAAACCTGTAATCGTAGGAAAGTGGCTTGGATGCCAGGATGCGGTTCAGTAACAGAGATAAATTATGCTGAAGAATTGGGAGCAGAGGTTGTAAAGATCTTCCCGGGCTCTCAGGTTGGTGGGCCTTCATTTGTGAAAGCGGTTAAAGGGCCTTTACCCTGGGCAAGTATTATGCCTACAGGTGGTGTCTCGCCCACTAAAGAGAACCTACAAGAATGGTTTTCTGCCGGTGTTCACTGTGTAGGGATCGGATCTAAACTTTTCATTAAAAATGAAGATGGAAAATTTGATCTACAAAAAGTTCAGGCAAAAGTTGAAGAAGCCATAAATATTGTTGAATCATTAAGATAA
- a CDS encoding sugar kinase — protein MKKSNQHKKIVSFGEVLMRLSPAENRKLPQASSMDFYFGGTEMNVAASLSYFGEKTQQVTNVSNDLVGDAAITAMRKFGIDVSAVNKVDYPLGLYFLEVGSGMRASKIAYNRLHGSFANITPDSVNWDNILDDAGLLHWTGISPAISEGAYKTLKIGLEKARAKGLTITADPAYRSNLWKYGKDGFEVLKELVNLSTIFIGGVNEINEILKTDFDFSKDGFIEASKALIKECPSIEKVFDKVRTGVSASWQKVYGRAWIGDEYIETKELEITDVIDRIGTGDAYAAGLIYGLIHFEDQQALNFANAACALKHTILGDANLVSPEEVLEVIDGSTGGRIKR, from the coding sequence ATGAAGAAATCAAATCAACATAAAAAGATCGTTTCCTTCGGGGAAGTTTTAATGCGATTATCGCCTGCGGAAAACAGAAAGCTTCCGCAGGCTTCTTCCATGGATTTTTATTTTGGAGGAACTGAAATGAATGTCGCGGCTTCACTCTCTTATTTTGGAGAAAAAACGCAACAAGTAACTAATGTTTCAAACGATTTAGTGGGGGATGCAGCGATCACCGCTATGCGAAAATTCGGAATTGATGTTTCTGCGGTAAATAAAGTAGATTACCCGTTAGGCCTTTATTTTTTAGAGGTGGGTTCTGGAATGCGTGCTAGTAAAATCGCATACAATCGTTTACATGGAAGCTTCGCTAATATAACACCAGATTCTGTAAATTGGGATAACATTTTAGATGATGCCGGTCTTTTACACTGGACGGGTATTTCTCCGGCAATTTCAGAGGGGGCTTATAAAACTTTAAAAATCGGACTCGAAAAAGCGAGAGCTAAGGGATTAACTATTACTGCAGATCCTGCTTACCGTAGTAACCTTTGGAAATATGGCAAAGATGGTTTCGAAGTGCTTAAAGAGCTGGTAAACTTATCTACTATATTTATTGGTGGAGTAAACGAAATAAATGAAATTCTTAAAACTGATTTCGATTTCTCTAAAGATGGATTTATCGAGGCGAGTAAAGCTTTAATCAAAGAATGTCCTTCTATAGAAAAAGTTTTCGATAAGGTAAGAACCGGTGTAAGCGCTAGTTGGCAAAAAGTTTATGGTAGAGCCTGGATAGGTGACGAATATATCGAAACGAAAGAATTAGAAATTACAGATGTTATTGATCGTATAGGAACCGGAGATGCTTATGCAGCCGGACTAATTTATGGTTTGATTCATTTTGAAGATCAGCAGGCGTTAAACTTTGCAAATGCAGCTTGTGCATTAAAACATACTATTTTAGGAGATGCTAATTTAGTAAGCCCTGAAGAAGTATTAGAAGTGATTGACGGAAGTACGGGTGGAAGAATTAAAAGGTAG
- the uxaC gene encoding glucuronate isomerase, which produces MSTKTFITDNFLLENKYAEELYHSYAKDQPIIDYHNHLPPAQIAADTQFENISKVWLAGDHYKWRAMRTLGINEKFITGDASDKEKFEAWGKTVPHTLRNPLYHWTHLELKRYFGIEELLNEKNASSIYENVNAQLQQKENSCRGLLNKMNVETLCTTEDPTDNLKHHQTIKEQNIGVKVSTAFRPDKSILIDADGYTDYLKELGKVAEIDIQSFQDLKDALLKRIQYFDENGCKLCDHGLNSMSYEEFTEAEVNAVFKSKLAGKEISFGDIEKFKTAILLFLGETYHQYGWVQQFHLGALRNNNKRMLAQLGPDTGWDSIGDYNQAEKLSKFLDTLDGKDKLTKTILYNLNPSDNEIFATMIGNFNDGSVKGKVQLGSGWWFLDQKDGMERQMNALSNMGLISCFIGMLTDSRSFLSFPRHEYFRRVLCNLFGKEIASGELPEDMELVGKTISNICYGNANDYFNF; this is translated from the coding sequence ATGAGTACAAAAACATTTATAACCGATAATTTCCTTTTAGAGAATAAGTATGCAGAAGAGCTGTATCATTCTTATGCAAAAGATCAACCAATTATCGATTACCATAATCATTTACCTCCAGCGCAGATCGCTGCCGATACACAATTCGAAAATATTTCTAAAGTGTGGTTGGCAGGGGATCACTATAAGTGGCGTGCGATGCGAACTTTAGGGATAAACGAAAAGTTTATTACCGGCGATGCAAGTGATAAAGAAAAGTTTGAGGCGTGGGGGAAAACAGTTCCGCATACACTTAGAAACCCGTTATATCACTGGACGCATTTAGAGTTAAAACGTTATTTCGGGATTGAGGAGTTGCTAAATGAAAAAAATGCTTCTTCAATTTATGAAAATGTAAATGCGCAACTTCAACAGAAAGAAAATTCTTGTAGAGGTTTGTTGAATAAGATGAATGTAGAAACTTTATGTACTACAGAAGATCCAACAGACAACTTAAAACATCATCAAACCATTAAAGAACAAAATATCGGGGTAAAAGTTAGTACAGCTTTTCGTCCAGACAAATCAATTTTAATTGATGCAGATGGTTATACCGATTACTTGAAAGAATTAGGTAAAGTTGCCGAGATAGATATTCAGAGTTTTCAGGATCTAAAAGATGCACTTTTAAAGCGTATTCAATATTTCGATGAAAATGGATGCAAATTATGTGATCATGGGTTAAATTCTATGAGCTATGAGGAATTCACAGAAGCTGAAGTAAACGCTGTATTTAAAAGTAAACTTGCAGGAAAAGAAATCTCATTTGGTGATATAGAGAAATTTAAAACTGCCATACTTTTATTTTTAGGTGAGACTTATCATCAATATGGATGGGTACAGCAATTCCATTTAGGAGCGCTTCGTAATAACAACAAACGTATGTTGGCGCAATTAGGGCCAGATACAGGTTGGGATTCTATTGGGGATTATAATCAGGCTGAAAAGCTTTCTAAATTTTTAGACACGCTCGACGGAAAAGATAAATTAACCAAAACCATTTTATACAATCTTAATCCTTCCGATAACGAGATTTTTGCCACAATGATTGGTAATTTTAATGACGGTAGTGTAAAAGGAAAAGTACAGTTAGGTTCTGGTTGGTGGTTTTTAGACCAGAAAGATGGTATGGAAAGACAGATGAATGCACTTTCTAATATGGGATTAATTAGCTGTTTTATTGGAATGTTAACCGACTCTAGAAGTTTTCTTTCTTTCCCAAGACACGAATATTTTAGAAGAGTGTTATGTAATCTCTTCGGAAAAGAAATAGCTTCGGGAGAACTACCGGAAGACATGGAATTAGTTGGAAAAACTATTTCTAATATTTGCTACGGAAATGCCAATGATTATTTCAATTTTTAG
- a CDS encoding SDR family NAD(P)-dependent oxidoreductase, whose protein sequence is MMSLFSLEGKTALVTGCKRGIGFAMAEALAEAGANILGVSASLELEGSAIEKRIKEIGKDFTGYQCDFSDRKSLYAFIEKAKSENPQIDILINNAGTIMRKPAAEHPDEYWDKVIEVNQNAQFILTREIGKEMIERGHGKVIFTASLLTFQGGITVPGYAASKGAIGQLTMAFSNEWAGKGVQVNAIAPGYIATDNTQALRDNEERSEAILARIPAGRWGEPKDFKGPTIFLASEASDYMSGSIVTVDGGWMGR, encoded by the coding sequence ATTATGAGTTTATTTAGTTTAGAAGGAAAAACAGCTTTAGTAACCGGATGTAAACGTGGGATAGGTTTTGCCATGGCAGAAGCCTTAGCAGAAGCCGGAGCAAATATTCTTGGAGTTTCTGCTTCTTTAGAATTAGAAGGTTCGGCAATCGAAAAGCGAATCAAAGAAATAGGAAAAGATTTTACAGGATATCAGTGTGATTTTTCAGATAGAAAATCACTTTATGCATTTATTGAGAAAGCAAAATCTGAAAATCCACAAATAGATATTTTAATCAATAACGCGGGTACGATAATGCGTAAGCCTGCAGCAGAGCATCCAGACGAATATTGGGATAAAGTGATTGAAGTAAACCAAAATGCGCAATTCATTTTAACTCGGGAAATAGGAAAAGAAATGATTGAGCGTGGTCACGGTAAAGTGATTTTTACCGCTTCGTTGTTAACCTTCCAAGGCGGAATTACCGTTCCTGGTTATGCTGCTTCTAAAGGTGCAATTGGTCAATTGACGATGGCTTTTTCTAACGAATGGGCTGGCAAAGGCGTTCAGGTTAATGCAATTGCTCCTGGTTACATTGCTACAGATAACACTCAGGCTTTGCGAGATAATGAGGAAAGAAGCGAAGCTATATTAGCCAGAATACCGGCAGGACGTTGGGGTGAACCAAAAGACTTCAAAGGTCCCACTATATTTTTAGCTTCAGAAGCTAGTGATTATATGAGTGGTAGTATCGTGACCGTAGATGGCGGCTGGATGGGAAGATAA
- the kduI gene encoding 5-dehydro-4-deoxy-D-glucuronate isomerase, with protein sequence MTTSEFRYAHHPEDVKRYTTEELRKHFLIPELFVKDEIKLTYTMYDRYIAGGAFPVDKALKLEPIDELKAENFLDRRELGVINVGGKGKVTVDGEVYEIGHREAIYVGRGSKEVIFEATDEQPYFYINSAPAHRVNPTKKVTRAEAEIVELGDSKTSNKRVINKLIVNSVVETCQLQMGMTELQEGSVWNTMPPHTHERRMEVYFYFDLEEGQTISHFMGQPHETRHVFMKNHQAIISPEWSIHAGAGTSNYTFIWGMAGENLDYGDMDKVTPDELK encoded by the coding sequence ATGACAACATCAGAATTTAGATATGCACATCATCCCGAAGATGTGAAAAGATATACAACAGAAGAACTTCGTAAACATTTTCTTATTCCGGAGCTGTTTGTAAAAGATGAAATAAAATTAACCTATACCATGTATGACCGCTATATAGCAGGGGGTGCATTTCCGGTTGATAAAGCTTTGAAATTGGAACCTATCGACGAGTTAAAAGCAGAAAACTTTCTAGATCGTCGTGAATTAGGGGTTATAAATGTAGGTGGTAAAGGTAAAGTAACCGTGGATGGTGAAGTTTATGAAATTGGTCATCGTGAAGCTATTTACGTAGGTAGAGGATCTAAAGAGGTAATTTTCGAAGCTACAGACGAGCAGCCTTATTTTTATATTAATTCGGCGCCTGCACATAGAGTAAATCCTACCAAAAAAGTAACTAGAGCAGAGGCAGAGATCGTTGAGTTGGGAGATAGTAAAACTTCGAACAAACGTGTGATTAATAAATTAATCGTCAATAGCGTGGTAGAAACTTGTCAGCTTCAAATGGGGATGACAGAACTTCAAGAAGGTTCAGTATGGAACACAATGCCACCACACACGCACGAGCGTAGAATGGAAGTTTATTTTTACTTCGATTTAGAAGAAGGGCAAACCATTAGCCACTTTATGGGACAACCTCATGAAACTCGTCACGTATTTATGAAAAATCACCAAGCCATTATTTCTCCGGAATGGTCTATTCACGCCGGTGCAGGAACTTCAAACTATACGTTTATTTGGGGAATGGCAGGTGAGAATTTAGATTACGGAGATATGGATAAAGTAACTCCAGACGAACTTAAATAA
- a CDS encoding SDR family oxidoreductase translates to MFELNGKVAIVTGGNGVLGGAIAHGLSKNGAKVAILGRTKETVNSRVEEIKNNGGEALALVADVLDRSSLKSAKEKVLSEWGSIDILVNGAGGNKKGAVITPDQEFFDLSMEALDGVNQLNFNGTVLPTLVFAEEMVKQKKGSIINISSMAAQRTITRVMGYSASKAAIDNFTKWLSVEMNHKYGEGLRVNAIAPGFFVGEQNRDLLLNEDGSLTSRGQRIVNQTPMGRFGEPEELQGAAVWLASNASAFVTGTVIPIDGGFNAFSGV, encoded by the coding sequence ATGTTTGAATTAAACGGAAAAGTAGCTATTGTTACTGGAGGAAACGGAGTTTTAGGCGGAGCAATCGCTCATGGTTTATCCAAAAACGGCGCTAAAGTGGCCATTTTGGGTAGAACGAAAGAAACAGTTAATAGTAGAGTTGAAGAAATTAAAAATAATGGAGGAGAAGCTCTAGCCTTGGTCGCTGATGTTTTGGATAGATCAAGTTTAAAAAGCGCAAAGGAAAAAGTACTTTCGGAATGGGGAAGTATTGATATCCTGGTAAATGGCGCCGGCGGAAATAAAAAAGGCGCGGTGATTACTCCAGATCAGGAATTTTTTGATCTTTCTATGGAAGCCTTAGATGGTGTAAATCAATTGAACTTCAACGGAACCGTATTACCAACACTTGTTTTTGCTGAAGAAATGGTAAAACAGAAAAAGGGAAGTATCATAAACATCTCTTCTATGGCAGCGCAGCGAACAATTACTCGAGTGATGGGTTATTCAGCTTCTAAAGCAGCGATAGATAATTTTACTAAATGGCTTTCCGTAGAAATGAATCATAAGTATGGCGAAGGTTTGCGCGTAAATGCTATCGCCCCTGGATTTTTCGTAGGGGAACAAAACCGAGATCTATTATTAAACGAAGATGGTTCTTTAACCAGCCGCGGACAAAGAATTGTGAATCAAACTCCTATGGGACGTTTTGGAGAACCAGAAGAATTGCAGGGCGCTGCGGTATGGTTAGCTAGCAACGCCTCAGCTTTCGTCACTGGAACAGTAATTCCTATCGATGGTGGCTTTAATGCGTTTAGTGGAGTTTAA
- the uxuA gene encoding mannonate dehydratase: MIFEQSWRWYGPDDPVSLNSIKQAGAHGVVTALHQIPVGDIWSQEAIQERINLLEESNRLHSFKLHWNVVESLPVHEFIKQGRPERDQLIENYKESIKNLAACGVKTICYNFMPILDWLRTNVRFELEDGSTALLHEMIDVVIFDVYMLQRKDAEKSYSDDILQKAREKYDSLSDEEIKVLKQSLLMALPGDKDGFTIEKLKNGLAQYDNISREQLQDNMIYFLEAVIPVAEKYNVVLAVHPDDPPWPVFGLPRIVSNAEDLKFIFEKVPSKHNGLTFCSGSLGASEENNLPEIIKTWYDRIHFVHLRSVNRVKPYHFYEANHLEGSAKMFDLVKNFYECSKGKNRLLPMRPDHGHEMMDDQGKPYYPGYSAIGRLRGLAELRGLEFGIINALK; encoded by the coding sequence ATGATTTTCGAACAAAGCTGGCGATGGTATGGTCCCGATGATCCGGTATCGCTAAATTCTATAAAACAAGCTGGTGCGCATGGTGTGGTTACGGCATTGCATCAAATTCCTGTTGGCGATATTTGGTCACAGGAGGCTATTCAGGAACGAATTAATTTGCTAGAAGAGAGCAATCGATTACATTCTTTTAAATTACATTGGAATGTTGTAGAAAGCTTACCAGTGCATGAGTTTATAAAACAAGGACGACCAGAAAGAGATCAGTTAATCGAAAATTATAAAGAAAGTATCAAAAATTTAGCGGCTTGTGGCGTTAAAACAATTTGTTACAATTTTATGCCTATTTTGGACTGGCTAAGAACAAACGTTCGGTTTGAATTAGAAGACGGAAGCACGGCTTTATTACACGAAATGATCGATGTAGTGATTTTCGATGTTTATATGTTGCAACGCAAAGATGCTGAAAAATCGTATTCTGATGATATTTTGCAAAAAGCGCGTGAGAAATACGATAGTCTTTCCGACGAAGAAATTAAAGTTTTAAAGCAAAGTCTTTTAATGGCGCTTCCTGGCGATAAAGACGGATTTACTATTGAAAAGTTGAAAAATGGATTGGCGCAATACGATAATATCTCCAGAGAACAACTTCAGGATAATATGATTTATTTTCTAGAGGCGGTAATTCCGGTTGCTGAAAAGTATAATGTAGTTTTAGCGGTACATCCGGATGATCCGCCGTGGCCGGTTTTTGGACTTCCCAGAATTGTGAGCAATGCTGAAGACTTGAAATTTATTTTTGAAAAAGTCCCATCAAAGCATAACGGACTAACATTTTGTAGTGGAAGTTTAGGCGCTTCGGAAGAAAATAATCTTCCCGAGATTATAAAAACTTGGTATGATAGAATTCATTTTGTGCATCTACGCTCAGTAAATCGTGTAAAACCTTATCATTTTTATGAAGCCAATCATTTAGAAGGAAGCGCTAAAATGTTCGATTTGGTAAAGAATTTTTATGAATGCTCTAAAGGCAAAAATAGACTTTTACCGATGCGACCAGATCACGGTCACGAAATGATGGACGACCAAGGGAAACCTTATTATCCTGGATATTCTGCAATAGGAAGGTTGCGTGGTTTAGCAGAATTACGAGGATTAGAATTCGGAATTATAAACGCATTGAAATAA
- a CDS encoding glycosyl hydrolase 115 family protein produces MLQLRYILCCLFFITIHCFGFQKQEIKNEGFSISTIYYEKTGNSLDSISAHLLSEDLFKITGDKPAISTSEETLQKSSILIGNINAEFIQKQLAVTVPKTFKKQKESYYQGWSKDKKHFIIAGTDPRGTAYGVFDLAEKNGVSPWYWWADVPVKKSGKLKFTEKDYFSKAPSVEFRGIFLNDEDWGLQPWAAKNFETETGDIGPKTYAKIFELLLRLKANAIWPAMHPSTKAFFHYPGNKQIAEKYHIVLGSSHAEPMLRNNVDEWKDDFGHFDYKNNKAKINEYWESRIEESKDLDAIFTVGMRGIHDSGMEGVNSIEEAATVLESVIQNQRSMLEKHRDKNAAEIPQAFTIYKEVLDVYDHGMDLPDDVTLVWTDDNYGYIRRLGNQQEQERIGGSGVYYHASYWGRPHNYLWLSTTNPALIWEEMHKAYEMNARKIWILNVGYLKPAEYNMQLFLDMAYDMSQFESASELENHRNEFYTTIFGKELGTQISALRKEYYDFAWERKPEFMGWSQTEPNTEVKSTSYSAFDYGDEIQHRLETYQNLGRQSDRVFKNSPDSLKNGYFQLVHYPIKGAMFMNQKQLNRDLAEKYAKQGRISAKSYQQKSLDSYDSIQKITARYNTISDGKWKGIMSMKPRNLPVFEKPEFNYKIKNTEKTVDFYIEGEHDRTNKLPTFYKGANDTYFLDIFLTKIGIVKWSLNDLPEWIMVSNRSGELNSDFNALQNRIYFQINWDQYTKSRNNDDHFILQLGRDFHQIDLQIKEYEHQESGVFEKNGLAVVYAENFQEQSAFRNYKWQKIADLGYSGAVMQAMPLNEKPLDTIDFQMKHPKLTYEISTESTAESAVLILNALPTHPITNKHGVRIGVKWDNEPIKILNFETQGRSATWKENVLSNKAEAKLPVNLTKPGKHTLNIYMIDPGVALDFIYLKTTDKSLPYGLLKETKLKN; encoded by the coding sequence ATGCTCCAATTGAGATATATTTTATGTTGCCTTTTCTTTATTACTATTCATTGCTTTGGCTTCCAAAAGCAAGAAATTAAAAATGAAGGATTTTCTATAAGTACGATTTACTACGAAAAAACCGGCAACAGTTTAGATTCTATTTCAGCTCATTTACTTTCTGAAGATCTATTTAAAATTACGGGAGATAAACCTGCAATTTCCACTTCTGAAGAAACACTTCAAAAAAGCAGTATTTTAATTGGAAATATTAATGCTGAATTTATTCAGAAACAACTTGCAGTTACAGTTCCGAAGACTTTCAAAAAACAGAAAGAAAGCTATTATCAAGGTTGGTCAAAAGACAAGAAACATTTTATTATCGCCGGAACCGATCCTCGCGGAACCGCTTATGGGGTTTTCGATCTTGCTGAAAAAAATGGGGTATCTCCGTGGTACTGGTGGGCAGATGTTCCGGTAAAAAAGTCTGGTAAATTGAAGTTTACCGAAAAGGATTATTTTTCTAAAGCACCTTCGGTAGAATTTCGCGGGATATTTTTAAACGATGAAGATTGGGGATTGCAGCCTTGGGCCGCTAAAAATTTTGAAACCGAAACCGGTGATATTGGCCCTAAAACCTATGCTAAGATCTTCGAATTATTATTAAGGCTAAAGGCAAATGCTATTTGGCCGGCTATGCATCCCAGTACCAAGGCATTTTTTCATTATCCTGGAAATAAACAAATAGCAGAAAAATATCATATCGTTTTAGGAAGTTCGCACGCAGAGCCCATGTTGCGAAATAATGTAGATGAGTGGAAAGATGATTTTGGTCATTTTGATTATAAAAATAATAAGGCTAAAATCAACGAATATTGGGAAAGTAGAATCGAAGAATCTAAAGATTTGGATGCCATTTTTACGGTTGGAATGCGTGGTATTCACGATAGCGGGATGGAAGGCGTAAACAGTATCGAAGAAGCCGCTACTGTATTAGAATCGGTAATACAAAATCAGCGATCGATGCTAGAAAAACATCGAGATAAAAATGCTGCTGAAATTCCGCAAGCTTTCACGATTTATAAAGAGGTTTTGGATGTTTATGACCATGGAATGGATTTACCAGACGACGTTACATTGGTTTGGACAGATGATAATTATGGTTATATAAGGCGATTAGGAAATCAACAAGAACAGGAGCGTATTGGCGGTTCTGGCGTGTATTACCATGCTTCGTATTGGGGACGACCACATAATTATTTATGGCTTAGTACGACCAATCCCGCTTTAATTTGGGAAGAAATGCATAAAGCCTATGAAATGAATGCTCGTAAAATTTGGATTCTGAATGTTGGATATTTGAAACCTGCGGAATATAACATGCAACTTTTTCTGGATATGGCTTACGATATGAGTCAATTTGAATCTGCTTCGGAACTTGAAAATCATAGAAATGAATTCTATACAACTATCTTCGGAAAAGAACTAGGAACTCAAATTTCAGCATTAAGAAAAGAATATTACGACTTTGCATGGGAACGGAAACCGGAATTTATGGGATGGAGCCAAACCGAACCTAATACGGAAGTTAAGTCTACTTCATATTCAGCATTTGATTACGGCGATGAGATTCAGCATCGATTAGAAACATATCAAAATTTAGGAAGGCAATCAGATCGTGTTTTTAAAAATAGTCCAGATTCGTTGAAAAACGGCTATTTTCAATTAGTACATTATCCAATTAAGGGCGCAATGTTTATGAATCAGAAACAGTTGAATCGTGATTTAGCTGAAAAATATGCAAAACAAGGTCGAATTTCAGCAAAAAGCTATCAGCAAAAATCATTGGATTCTTACGATAGTATTCAGAAGATAACAGCGAGATATAATACTATTTCAGATGGAAAATGGAAAGGAATCATGTCTATGAAACCTAGAAATTTACCGGTTTTCGAGAAACCAGAATTCAATTATAAAATTAAGAATACTGAAAAAACAGTTGATTTTTATATTGAAGGTGAGCACGACAGAACGAATAAGTTACCTACTTTTTACAAAGGCGCTAACGATACCTATTTTCTGGATATATTTCTTACCAAAATAGGAATTGTAAAATGGAGTTTGAATGATCTACCGGAATGGATAATGGTTTCGAATAGAAGTGGCGAATTAAATTCAGATTTCAATGCACTTCAAAACCGAATTTATTTTCAAATAAACTGGGATCAATACACAAAATCTAGAAATAACGATGATCATTTTATACTTCAATTAGGTAGAGATTTTCATCAAATAGATCTTCAAATTAAAGAATATGAGCATCAAGAATCTGGCGTTTTCGAAAAAAACGGATTAGCCGTTGTGTATGCTGAAAACTTTCAGGAACAATCAGCTTTCAGAAATTATAAATGGCAAAAGATAGCTGATTTAGGTTATTCTGGGGCGGTTATGCAAGCAATGCCTTTAAATGAAAAACCATTGGATACTATAGATTTTCAGATGAAACATCCTAAACTGACTTACGAGATTTCGACCGAGAGTACTGCCGAATCAGCAGTCTTAATTTTGAATGCACTTCCAACGCATCCAATTACTAATAAACATGGTGTGAGAATAGGTGTTAAATGGGATAACGAACCGATTAAGATTCTGAATTTTGAAACGCAAGGTAGAAGTGCAACTTGGAAAGAAAATGTACTTAGTAATAAAGCTGAAGCGAAATTGCCTGTAAATCTTACAAAGCCGGGAAAACATACTTTAAATATTTATATGATCGATCCGGGAGTTGCCTTAGATTTTATATATTTAAAAACAACCGATAAATCTTTACCTTACGGTTTATTAAAGGAAACAAAACTAAAAAACTAA